GTGGGCGCGTATTCTGTAAAAGGCACGGTGTTTAACACATCGCTATAAGCACGGCTATAAAAGAAAGAGCTCAACCCAATCGTAGTTTTAGCGTAAGTGTAGCTCGCGTCTAAAATGAATTGGTGCGGGCTGACAAAAGGGAGTTTTTTGCCAAAAATATCTTTTTTAGGCCCTTTAGGATTGGCAGGGTTAGTAACCATCGTATGGCTTGTGATATTAGCGTCTATAAAAGTGTAAGCCGCATGGAAATTAAGCCCCCTAATTGGCGTGTAATACAATTCCAACTCCACGCCTTGCGATCTCGCATTGACCGGCTCTCTGTTGTCCCCATAGCGTCCGGTAAAATAATTATTCGCAAAAATCACAAAATAATTCGCGTTAAAACTCACTTGGTTGTTAAAATAATATCTTGAGCCGCCTTCCATGACATTAAAGATTTGAAAATAATCCGTGCTTGTGCCTGTAAAATTACCAATATTGCTGAATTGGGGCGGGATGTAGCTTCTTTGATAGTTGAAATAAAACAACCAATCCTTAATGGGTTTATAGCCGACATTCACTGCTGGATTCCATTGGTTATAACGATCTTTAATGGTTTTTCCTGTTTGACCTTCTTTAAAAGGGGGAGCGTCTTTTTTTTCATAATTTAAAAAAGTGTATCTCAAGCCAGGCGTGATCGTTAGCATGCCGTTATTGAAATTGATTTCATCGCTGGCATACACAGCGGTATAATTGTTGAAATTATTGAGTGAAGTTCCTGCATCAAACCCACTGCCATTATTAGGCACGCTAGGGTTTTTCCTGGTGGTGGATCGGCGGTATAAATCTTCAGTTAAAAACCGCATTCCCATATTAAAAGTTTGTTTGACTTTACCGGTATTGACAACGAGATTGAGTTTTGGCTCAAAAGCATTCACCACGAAGCGGCGGATATTGTCAAAAAATTGCCAACAAGGGCTATTCGTGTCGCTATAAGAATACAGACCGCAATTAGGGTTAGTCGTGCTAATTTCTCCTTTTCCTTTAAAGGGTAAAATCTTATTTTGACTGCTCATATACACGCTTTGGTATTGGTTAGAAAACCCAAAATCCCTGCTCATGTCATGCGTGAAATAAGTGAATTTAAAATCGCCCCCCACTTTCCTATCCGGATCGCCAAAATAATTTTGATACACGATCCCAAAGCGCTTGGCTCGCCCTCCATCTTGATTGTCAGGGCGCTCGTTGATGAAGCGGTTATAGGCATAATCTTGCGCGCTCAAAGTGCCTGGATGGTAAGAATTGTATTGATAATACTGGTAATAAGCTTTAAAAGTGTTGGTCGCATTAATCTTATAAACCGCATCCAACAAGTAGTTTTGCACCTTTGTGGGGCTGTTTTGCCTGAAACCTTGCCCATTAATCCAATTGCCTTGGGCGCTAATGCCTATATACTTACCCAACATTCCAGCCGTTCGCCCATAAGTGTTAAACAGCATTTGGTTTCCTAAGGTTTGGGCTAAAGGCTTGCCTTTTTCTTTGGGATCTACAAAACCCCCTGTGGATGATCGCCCCCAAAAAGTGATCCTTTCAGCCGCTTGATTTTCCCACTCTTTAGGGATTTCTTTAGTGATGATATTCACCACGCCTCCAAAAGTGTTAGGGCCGTATTGGACGCTCGTGCCACCCTTAATCACGTCAATCCTATCCACTGACTGGAAAGTTACAGGGAAAATCGCCAGTTCAATATTAGAATACGGCGCGCCATAAATGGGGATACCATTGACTAAAATCATGCCCGTATTGCTATGCCCGTTACCTCCTCCACCAAAACCGCGCACCGAAATTTTAGGCAGCACGCCTGTGCCTGTAGCGTCTCTGATTTGAATCCCTGGCACATTTTGCAAGGCGTTTTCAATATTCAAATTACCCGTTTTTTTGAGTTCTTTGTTGGAAATCACCGTGCGAGAGCTTGTGGAATTACGCACTTCTTCGCTTTGATATGAAAGCGGGGCGCTGGAACTGAATTTTTGCTCAGTGGTTGTAACTTTTTTTAAAAAATGGTGCTTATCTTTCGCGCCCACCAAAAAGTTAAAAGACAAAAAAGTCAAAGCACCCAACGCTAAAAAATAAGGGGTTTTTACCCTCAAATAACCATTCATTATGATAACCTTTCTCATTTAATTCAAACCGATGCATACTATAATAATAATTATTATAATTAGCTTAAGAATTGAAAATTAATCTTATTTATTTACAATTCGTTATCAAAACGATTTGAAAAAGGTTTTTAGTGTTTTTTATTTTTTGCAAACAGCTGCTA
This is a stretch of genomic DNA from Helicobacter pylori. It encodes these proteins:
- a CDS encoding ligand-gated channel, with product MRKVIIMNGYLRVKTPYFLALGALTFLSFNFLVGAKDKHHFLKKVTTTEQKFSSSAPLSYQSEEVRNSTSSRTVISNKELKKTGNLNIENALQNVPGIQIRDATGTGVLPKISVRGFGGGGNGHSNTGMILVNGIPIYGAPYSNIELAIFPVTFQSVDRIDVIKGGTSVQYGPNTFGGVVNIITKEIPKEWENQAAERITFWGRSSTGGFVDPKEKGKPLAQTLGNQMLFNTYGRTAGMLGKYIGISAQGNWINGQGFRQNSPTKVQNYLLDAVYKINATNTFKAYYQYYQYNSYHPGTLSAQDYAYNRFINERPDNQDGGRAKRFGIVYQNYFGDPDRKVGGDFKFTYFTHDMSRDFGFSNQYQSVYMSSQNKILPFKGKGEISTTNPNCGLYSYSDTNSPCWQFFDNIRRFVVNAFEPKLNLVVNTGKVKQTFNMGMRFLTEDLYRRSTTRKNPSVPNNGSGFDAGTSLNNFNNYTAVYASDEINFNNGMLTITPGLRYTFLNYEKKDAPPFKEGQTGKTIKDRYNQWNPAVNVGYKPIKDWLFYFNYQRSYIPPQFSNIGNFTGTSTDYFQIFNVMEGGSRYYFNNQVSFNANYFVIFANNYFTGRYGDNREPVNARSQGVELELYYTPIRGLNFHAAYTFIDANITSHTMVTNPANPKGPKKDIFGKKLPFVSPHQFILDASYTYAKTTIGLSSFFYSRAYSDVLNTVPFTEYAPTIKNGAITTKTAGMTPYYWVWNLQISSVLWERKNQSVNASLQINNIFNMKYWFSGIGTSPNGKEAAPPRSITAYVSYHF